A window of Planktothrix tepida PCC 9214 genomic DNA:
AAAAAAAAATCTCATCTTGGGAGATGAGAAATATAGACTACTTTGAAAGTATTAAGCTACTTTTTAGTTCAATATTTACTTTGAAGTAATTTGCATTACTAAAAGTTAACTGAGTAAATATTGCTAGTTAAACACGGTTAACCTTGGTTACGGCTGCTGATTTCCCTGTACGTTCATTAATGATTGTAATCCAGTTGTCATCTTCATCGATAATCACCGTAACCGTATCTCCAACTTCAGAGCCAATACGACCTGTATAGTAAACATCATATACGTTGCCAGTAGCAGAACTCTTGATGTAGATTGAGTCACTCCAAATTTTCGTAACAGTAAAGGCTTGTCGAGATTGAGCAATAACATAGGCAGGTGTATTCTGGAACGAAAGTTCTGTTGTCTGAGAAGGAGAGATCCCAACAGAATTAGCTAGTGCTGATAACGGAACCAATGAAGTAGAAAGGGTAGCTGCTAAAAAAGTAGAAACTGTTGCCAATTTGAGATAAAACATGGAAGTCTATACTCCTTGTTGGAGTGTTATGATTGTTTCTACTTCTTTATCGGGAAAGGTTATGCCGATTATGCAAAAGAGGATAGTGGGTAAAAAAGTCCCACAATTTTCATTGTTTGATCTCAACTCTCTGTTATTTGAATAAATTCTCTTCTCGATCTCAATGCAGAAATGCGATCGCTTACAACTTAGAATTAGTATTAACATCACAAACTTTTAATTTCTGTTTTTCTTCAGGATGAGTTATGAAATATTCTTTTAACCAATCACATCCTGCTGCTAATAAACCATTTAAGTCTTTTTCTAAACGCCAAATGAAAACTTTTCTGCCACCTGTAGCTATAGATTTACCATCAGGGGAAAACACAATCTGACCTTGGCCTTCTTCTGGAACTGTATATTTAGCAATCTGTTTTCCCTCTATACTCCAGACACTTAGTTCATTAAGATGACCTAAAATTGCGATTTGTTGGCTATTTGGACTAAAAGCTAAACCATTGGGAATTTGTTGTAATTTAATTTGATTAACGAGTTTGCCCGAAAAATCCCAGATTTTGGCAGTATAATCTGCTCCAGTTGTTACTATAAATTTGCTATCAGGGCTAAAGAATACATTCACAATTATAGCTTGATGGTTAATCTCAGTTAGTTTCTTTGTCTGAATATCCCTTAATGATAAATCTTGTGTTCCCTGATCCCATGATGCTAAATATTGACTATCAGGGCTGAATTTTGCATTATTCCCTAGAAAAAGTCGCCAATTGCTTAGATCCAATATAAATTTTTCTCTAAGAACTGTTTTTTCTACGATATCACCCTTACGATTTTTGACTTTAAGTTTTACAGAAGTACCAGAGTCTCCTTTGAGTAATGATTGAAATTGCCAGATTTCTTGAAATTCATCCACCTTACGGCCATCTATTTCCAGAATAACATCCCCACTTTTTAAACCTGCTTTCATTGCTGTAGAATTTTGCCAGACTTCGAGTATTTCTACTCCTGACTCATTGAACAAATTTTTCTCTACTTTATCACCAAGTAAAATTGCTACGAACGGGATTTCTTTTCCTTTTAATGAAGATTTTGCCTTAATATCTAAAGGATTAAGTAAATTTCCTTCACTATCCCAAAGTTTACCTATACCTGATGAAATTGTCAAAATATATTTACCATTTGGGCTAACTAATACTTGACCTACTATTGGATGAGCAGAATTATTTTTTAATGGCTTGACTTGTTGTGTAGAGAAATCCCAAAAATGTACAGAACTAAGATAATCATCAAGATTGAACCCGATTGTAGCTATCTGGCTACCATCCCCATTAGAACTATAACTGATATCAGCCACATATTTACCCATCAACCAAGTCTTTAATACCATTTCCGATGAACCAATATTTGCTTCAAGTTGAGAAACTAAATTACCTTTTAAATCAAACTTTTGGATACTATTGTTAGTGACAATAACGATAGATTTTCCATTTGGAGTTATACTAGCAAAATTATTAATCTCTTTTGTAAATTGTGTGTATTTTACTAAATTTTTGCCTAAGTTAATCCTTCTTTTTTCTTGTTTTTCTAAATTCCAAATATCTAAGAAATTATTAAGTTTATCGATTATTATAAGTTTTTTACCATCTGCACTATATTGGAAATGGATCAGACTTGAGATTTTAACGTTATTATTTTCTACTTCATAGCTTACTGGTAATTCTATAAATTTTTGCTGAGTCATTAATTTTACTGAATTAGACTGGATATTACTCAAAAAATTAATTCCATTCATCCCAGAAATAGCAATTATTTTACTGTCAGGACTATAGCTGAAGTTGTAACCCGATGCTGCATTTATTGTTAATTGATCAATAATTGTTCCTGATAAAGCATCATAAAGTTTAACTCCTCCAAAATCAATACCAACCATAACAAATTGTTTGCCATCGGGACTAAACCCCACATCACTAGAAGCAATATTTGAATTAGAATAAATAGGTAAAAGACCAAAATCAGTAACTTTTCCATCTGATAAGTTCCAAAGCCTAGTACCTGCCATTGGAGTTTTTTGTGGAGTAATATCAACACCTAAAGTTAATAATTTCTTTCCATCAGGACTGATATCTATTTTGACCACTTGATTAGTATTAGTTCTCAACTCTCTAGTCTTTTGCAGCGTTTGTAAGTTCCAAAATTGTACCAAACCCACAGCATTTCCTATAATAATTTCTTCACCATTTGGAGTGAAAGCTATACTCCATATAGTTCCGCCACCATCTGTTACTAATTTTTTAACCTGTTTACCTGCTAAATTAAAAAATATTACTTCATTATGACGATTTGATGTGACAGCAATATATTGATTATCGAGGCTAAATTTGACTGAATTAAATAAATCAAAAAGAGGAGTATGCAAGAGTTCTTTACCAGAAATATCCCAAATATTTAGTTTTCTATCTACTCCACCTAAACTGCTACTTATGTTGCTAATAGTAGCAATATATTTACCATTAGGGCTAATTGCAAAATCATAAATTTCTTCGCTATCGGAGTGTTCTAATTCAGTTACTTTTTGACCAGCTAAATTCAAAATAATGACTTTATTGTCATCCCTAACCAAAGAAACAATATGCTTGCCATCAGGAGTAAAAATAACTTTATCTATACCATCAGTATCACTCTGAAACTTATTTTTTTCTCGAATATTTTGAGTAATAGTCTCTAAAGCCGAGAAAGGACTTATGGTCGGATAATTCGCTAACGGTTCACCTTCTCTAACTAACTGTTTCAACTGTTGTCCGGCTTCCATTGCTATCATTAACGCATTAATTCCCCCTTCTCCCGACTGGAATTGATTTAATGCTAAATTACTCAAACTATCCACTTCATTAATTAAGCTTTGTCGTTCAGCCCGTTGCCATTGCCAAACAGCCCCCACAGCTAATAACGAAACTGTTACTAAACCCCCTGTTAATCCAAAGATAATTCGGCGACGGTTGCGATCGCGTTGTTCTTTCTCTCGCTCTTGAAAATCCCAACTCAACTGAATAAAATTTCTTTCATTTTCGTTGAGTTTCTCTGAATGATTTTCTAACTCTTTTTTCGCATTCAATAATGGAACACCACGCAGTAAAGCCCCCTGATCTTGACCTGTTGCTTGCCATTGTCGCATTGATGTTCGCAACTGTTCCTGCCAAATGCGAAACGCCCGCTCCTTTTTCATCCACTCCCGTAAACTTCCCCATTCTCGAATGAGTGCCTCATGGACAATTTCCACTGTTTCCTCATCTATCGCCTCATTTCGTCCCGTCACCACCAAACGCGCTGACTCATCTGCCAACTTCCTGACTAAACCCCAATTTCCCTCCCTAATTTCAGTACGAGTTGCCAAACGGCGGGTATCCTCCGTTCCTTCCCCTGGACGTACCAATTGCAGAAATATTTGTTGTGCCTGTTTCTGCTCATCCTGACTTAAGTCCTCATAAACGGCTTTAGCGTGTTTAGCTAACGCCTTTTGCACCCCTTCAATTTCACTATAAGCACTATGAGTTAATTTTCTATAGCGCTGTTCTTTCCATAACTGAGTTAAAGCAAACTCTAGTAAAGGTAAATTGCCAGGTTCTTGTGCAATATCTTCTAAAATACGCTGTGTCAAACCTGACTCTAATTTCACTTCATAGCATTCAGCAGGTTTTTCAATCGCCGCCTGTAATTCTTCATCAGCCATTGGCCCTAACAATTGGGGGGTAAAACGATCAACCGCATCTCTAAAACGGCGATAGGAAAGCACTGATCCATAAAAGTCAGCCCGCAACGTAAAAACAAAGGTAAAATCAAGGGGAAGTTTTTCAGCAAATGCCTCGACTGCACTCAGTAACTCATCCAAAAAACGCTGCTGTTCTTCATCCTGAGAAAGAGTGTATAACTCCTCAAATTGATCGCCAAGTAAAAGAAATCGCTTCCCTGGATTTTTTTCGACAATTCGACTAACAACACTTGCTAAAATCACTCTTTTCTCTCGCAGAGCTTTTGCTAATTCTTCTGCTTTTATCGCTTGTTCAACTTCTCCTAACTGTGGTTCTAAAAAGCGAACCAGAACAGCAGCTAATTCATTAAAAGGCAAACTTTTAGGA
This region includes:
- a CDS encoding nSTAND1 domain-containing NTPase — its product is MDKLVILKFGDGDWEQGFSVTLQIALEGTRPSVELSGQLPPAPEIPLRYSNWRKAFLNIFKFQRGLKKPASQVTNSSQVITECSKCAQILADTLKTWLNSEPFRPIKERMLSKLDSNESIRVIIQTDNLELRRLPWHLWDFFDSQSYPKAEIAVSTPEYDQQQKTTIAKEKVRILAILGDDEGINLEADREFLSRLPETEIVFLVKPKRQDINDQLWEQDWDILFFAGHSQTKEKTGEININPDEKLKISDLKNGLRKAIQRGLKLAIFNSCDGLGLANELEDLQIGQIIVMRERVPDEVAQDFLKYFLSAFAEGQSLYLAVRTARERLQDGGIEKRFPGATWLPVICQHPAELPPTWESLGGVCARIEQPISECPYRGLSAFREEHAPFFFGREVFKNSLVKAVKKQPLVGVIGPSGSGKSSVVFAGMIPQLRAEGNWLIGSFRPKSLPFNELAAVLVRFLEPQLGEVEQAIKAEELAKALREKRVILASVVSRIVEKNPGKRFLLLGDQFEELYTLSQDEEQQRFLDELLSAVEAFAEKLPLDFTFVFTLRADFYGSVLSYRRFRDAVDRFTPQLLGPMADEELQAAIEKPAECYEVKLESGLTQRILEDIAQEPGNLPLLEFALTQLWKEQRYRKLTHSAYSEIEGVQKALAKHAKAVYEDLSQDEQKQAQQIFLQLVRPGEGTEDTRRLATRTEIREGNWGLVRKLADESARLVVTGRNEAIDEETVEIVHEALIREWGSLREWMKKERAFRIWQEQLRTSMRQWQATGQDQGALLRGVPLLNAKKELENHSEKLNENERNFIQLSWDFQEREKEQRDRNRRRIIFGLTGGLVTVSLLAVGAVWQWQRAERQSLINEVDSLSNLALNQFQSGEGGINALMIAMEAGQQLKQLVREGEPLANYPTISPFSALETITQNIREKNKFQSDTDGIDKVIFTPDGKHIVSLVRDDNKVIILNLAGQKVTELEHSDSEEIYDFAISPNGKYIATISNISSSLGGVDRKLNIWDISGKELLHTPLFDLFNSVKFSLDNQYIAVTSNRHNEVIFFNLAGKQVKKLVTDGGGTIWSIAFTPNGEEIIIGNAVGLVQFWNLQTLQKTRELRTNTNQVVKIDISPDGKKLLTLGVDITPQKTPMAGTRLWNLSDGKVTDFGLLPIYSNSNIASSDVGFSPDGKQFVMVGIDFGGVKLYDALSGTIIDQLTINAASGYNFSYSPDSKIIAISGMNGINFLSNIQSNSVKLMTQQKFIELPVSYEVENNNVKISSLIHFQYSADGKKLIIIDKLNNFLDIWNLEKQEKRRINLGKNLVKYTQFTKEINNFASITPNGKSIVIVTNNSIQKFDLKGNLVSQLEANIGSSEMVLKTWLMGKYVADISYSSNGDGSQIATIGFNLDDYLSSVHFWDFSTQQVKPLKNNSAHPIVGQVLVSPNGKYILTISSGIGKLWDSEGNLLNPLDIKAKSSLKGKEIPFVAILLGDKVEKNLFNESGVEILEVWQNSTAMKAGLKSGDVILEIDGRKVDEFQEIWQFQSLLKGDSGTSVKLKVKNRKGDIVEKTVLREKFILDLSNWRLFLGNNAKFSPDSQYLASWDQGTQDLSLRDIQTKKLTEINHQAIIVNVFFSPDSKFIVTTGADYTAKIWDFSGKLVNQIKLQQIPNGLAFSPNSQQIAILGHLNELSVWSIEGKQIAKYTVPEEGQGQIVFSPDGKSIATGGRKVFIWRLEKDLNGLLAAGCDWLKEYFITHPEEKQKLKVCDVNTNSKL